A genomic region of Papaver somniferum cultivar HN1 chromosome 7, ASM357369v1, whole genome shotgun sequence contains the following coding sequences:
- the LOC113294545 gene encoding zinc finger protein ZAT9-like translates to MTKIRINVDNNYKFLGFSMHENGIQNYSIHNSGSDIKPKSSPSTSDGKRNSPSTSDAQRNSPSTYDGKRNSPSTSDAQRHSPSSYDAQRSSTVFPKWVKTAKRGRKSLSTSTSSIEEQKEPVFANSKKDKNTRLPVNKKRKLQDIVSTEDGLKKERIEKETEADYRGEIMFDTLKKTYLEASHQQITTLPSETFNCAFCGKPFNSYQALVGHKSSCRSNPLKKEVVKSAVQDSNATSKIHRCKICSKESLTGQALGGHQKSHKTGEVEPLNESLHVFQSSTSSVREEQAEVPNKKIMMFDLNENPPEEDEDETELKL, encoded by the exons ATGACGAAGATTCGCATAAATGTTGATAATAATTATAAATTCCTGGGTTTCTCAATGCATGAAAATGGTATTCAAAATTATTCAATTCATAATTCCGGTTCAGACATTAAACCAAAGAGCTCTCCTTCTACTTCTGACGGTAAGAGGAATTCACCATCTACTTCTGATGCTCAAAGGAATTCCCCTTCTACTTATGATGGTAAGAGAAATTCACCGTCTACGTCTGATGCTCAAAGGCATTCACCTTCTTCTTATGATGCTCAAAGGTCTTCTACTGTGTTCCCTAAATGGGTGAAAACTGCAAAAAGAGGCCGAAAGAGCTTATCGACATCAACATCATCTATCGAGGAACAAAAGGAACCAGTGTTCG CAAACTCAAAGAAAGACAAAAACACAAGACTTCCAGTTAATAAGAAGCGTAAATTGCAAGATATCGTCTCTACAGAAGATGGGTTGAAGAAGGAGAGAATTGAGAAGGAAACTGAGGCGGATTACAGGGGTGAAATCATGTTTGATACTTTGAAGAAGACATATTTAGAAGCAAGTCACCAGCAGATAACAACTTTGCCTTCTGAAACATTCAATTGTGCTTTTTGTGGCAAACCTTTCAATAGTTATCAAGCTTTGGTTGGTCATAAATCCAGCTGCAGGAGCAATCCCTTGAAAAAAGAAGTAGTCAAATCTGCAGTGCAAGATTCAAACGCAACTTCAAAGATCCATCGATGCAAAATATGCAGTAAGGAGTCTCTGACAGGTCAGGCACTAGGAGGGCATCAAAAGAGTCATAAGACAGGAGAAGTTGAACCACTCAATGAGTCTTTACATGTATTTCAGTCATCCACATCATCAGTTCGAGAAGAGCAAGCCGAGGTACCAAATAAGAAGATTATGATGTTCGACCTCAACGAAAATCCACCAGAGgaggatgaagatgaaactgAGTTAAAATTGTAA